A DNA window from Aestuariispira ectoiniformans contains the following coding sequences:
- a CDS encoding HD domain-containing protein: MVLKSADLHQLVTQEDQKKIRRQKLLLACGDLHIFDGVIDPIRNRFDITMIEQGWAALEMLRKGDYDAAIINADLPGLSGFDVAKRIHRDVAAGEKRPPILLVSWKDPRMSDPDDEVQEMAEACISAPFEPTNFLVHLWDVVNKKVEEKWDELNYVQSSVLKVTRTNLKHLFSTAASTGKVEPGLSVDCSRALVEAAQSNDLNGVLVALRDHHSYSFCHSLKVAGLMTIFGQEVGLKNGDMELLAQGGLLHDVGKAITGVHLLEKPSKLDPDEWEEMKLHVNHSGRILRASAGIPMEAIHIAERHHEKIDGTGYPYGLKGAQMDDLSLISAMMDVYSALVDKRSYKPSLPPRKAIDIMDGMIERHLEPGFYSKFREMVLDGVVD, encoded by the coding sequence ATGGTGCTGAAATCGGCTGATCTGCATCAGCTTGTGACTCAAGAGGATCAAAAAAAGATCAGGCGGCAAAAACTGCTGCTGGCCTGCGGTGATCTGCACATTTTCGATGGTGTCATTGATCCCATACGCAACCGGTTCGATATCACGATGATCGAACAGGGTTGGGCGGCTCTGGAGATGCTGCGCAAGGGCGATTACGACGCTGCGATCATCAATGCGGATCTCCCGGGGCTGAGCGGCTTTGATGTCGCCAAGAGGATTCACCGGGATGTTGCCGCGGGGGAAAAGCGGCCGCCCATTCTGCTGGTGTCCTGGAAGGACCCGCGGATGTCGGACCCGGACGACGAGGTCCAGGAAATGGCAGAGGCCTGTATCTCTGCGCCTTTCGAGCCGACCAATTTTCTGGTTCACCTCTGGGATGTGGTAAATAAGAAGGTTGAGGAGAAATGGGACGAGCTCAATTATGTGCAATCCAGTGTCCTGAAGGTGACACGCACCAATTTGAAGCATTTGTTCTCAACGGCGGCATCAACCGGAAAGGTGGAACCGGGCCTGTCCGTGGATTGCTCACGGGCCTTGGTGGAAGCTGCCCAGTCCAATGACCTCAACGGTGTTTTGGTCGCCCTTCGGGACCATCACAGCTATTCCTTTTGCCACAGTCTGAAGGTAGCCGGACTGATGACGATCTTCGGGCAGGAAGTGGGCCTGAAGAACGGTGACATGGAGCTATTGGCCCAGGGTGGACTGCTGCATGACGTCGGCAAGGCGATAACAGGCGTGCATCTTCTGGAGAAGCCAAGCAAGCTGGACCCTGACGAATGGGAGGAAATGAAGCTTCACGTCAACCATTCCGGCAGAATATTGAGGGCGTCTGCAGGCATCCCGATGGAGGCCATTCATATTGCGGAACGCCATCATGAAAAGATCGACGGCACGGGCTATCCCTATGGTTTGAAAGGGGCACAGATGGATGATCTGAGCCTGATATCGGCCATGATGGACGTTTACTCGGCCCTGGTAGACAAGCGTTCCTACAAGCCGTCGCTTCCGCCGCGCAAGGCGATAGATATCATGGACGGCATGATTGAAAGGCATCTGGAGCCGGGCTTTTACAGCAAGTTCCGGGAAATGGTTCTCGACGGCGTTGTGGATTAA
- a CDS encoding YqaA family protein: MSSLGYLGLFLTAFFAATLLPIQSEAVLAALTVQKGFSLWWLVLVAGVGNTLGSVVNWCLGRWCLHFQDRRWFPVPKAALAKAQDRFQRWGVWSLLLAWTPFIGDPLTFAAGVLRVRFDLFLLLVAISKFSRYIVVAYIAVYAAT, encoded by the coding sequence ATGAGCAGTCTTGGCTATCTGGGCCTTTTTCTAACGGCTTTTTTTGCGGCGACGCTGTTGCCGATCCAGTCTGAAGCAGTTCTGGCGGCTCTGACGGTTCAAAAGGGCTTTTCGCTATGGTGGCTGGTCCTCGTGGCGGGCGTAGGCAACACTCTGGGCAGTGTCGTGAACTGGTGCCTGGGGCGCTGGTGTTTGCATTTCCAGGACCGCCGCTGGTTCCCCGTTCCAAAGGCAGCCCTTGCAAAGGCGCAGGACAGGTTTCAACGCTGGGGCGTGTGGTCGCTGCTGCTGGCCTGGACGCCGTTTATCGGAGATCCGCTGACTTTCGCGGCGGGTGTCTTGAGAGTCCGTTTTGACCTGTTTCTTCTGCTGGTCGCGATATCGAAATTTTCACGTTATATCGTTGTCGCCTATATCGCCGTTTATGCAGCAACTTGA
- the cobT gene encoding nicotinate-nucleotide--dimethylbenzimidazole phosphoribosyltransferase: MTETPPKASFQEMREIIAGFPGPNETALNNAREREGQLTKPPGALGRLEDISAWFASWQAKEKPTLERPRVAVFAGNHGVAAQGVSAFPQEVTVQMVANFQNGGAAVNQLCRVHDAELRVYEMALENPTKDFTQEPAMSEEECATAMAYGMMAVEDGIDCLCLGEMGIANSTSGAAMAHALFGGDAREWVGPGTGVQGDAFENKVRVVGEAVAKHKDAMTDGLEILRHLGGFELAAIAGAVIAARMARIPVILDGYACTAAAAVLYPMNDSALDHCVVGHLSAEPAHIRLLETVGKEPVVNYGMRLGEGSGAAVALGVVKSALACHTGMATFAEAGVSGA; this comes from the coding sequence ATGACAGAAACGCCGCCAAAAGCCAGTTTCCAGGAAATGCGCGAGATCATCGCGGGCTTCCCCGGTCCCAATGAAACAGCCCTGAACAATGCGCGAGAGCGTGAAGGTCAGTTGACCAAACCGCCGGGGGCACTGGGGCGTCTGGAAGATATTTCGGCCTGGTTTGCCTCCTGGCAGGCAAAGGAAAAGCCGACCCTGGAACGCCCGCGTGTGGCTGTCTTTGCCGGTAACCACGGCGTGGCGGCACAGGGGGTATCCGCCTTCCCGCAGGAAGTGACCGTGCAGATGGTTGCCAATTTCCAGAACGGTGGCGCGGCAGTGAACCAGCTCTGCCGTGTTCATGACGCAGAATTACGGGTCTATGAAATGGCGCTTGAAAATCCGACCAAGGATTTCACGCAAGAGCCCGCGATGAGCGAAGAGGAATGTGCGACCGCCATGGCCTACGGCATGATGGCGGTTGAGGACGGCATCGACTGCCTGTGCCTGGGGGAAATGGGCATTGCCAATTCCACCAGCGGGGCCGCCATGGCTCATGCGCTGTTCGGGGGAGACGCACGTGAATGGGTCGGTCCCGGTACGGGCGTTCAGGGTGATGCGTTTGAAAACAAGGTCCGTGTGGTTGGTGAGGCTGTGGCCAAGCATAAGGACGCGATGACGGACGGGTTGGAAATTTTGCGTCATCTGGGTGGCTTTGAGCTGGCCGCAATCGCGGGCGCCGTGATCGCGGCCCGCATGGCCCGGATTCCGGTCATCCTGGATGGCTATGCCTGCACGGCTGCGGCTGCGGTCTTGTACCCGATGAATGACAGTGCGCTCGACCATTGTGTTGTCGGCCATCTGTCTGCGGAACCGGCGCATATCCGGTTGTTGGAGACGGTCGGCAAGGAGCCTGTGGTGAATTACGGCATGCGCCTGGGCGAAGGCTCCGGGGCCGCTGTTGCGCTGGGCGTGGTCAAATCGGCGCTTGCCTGCCACACCGGCATGGCAACCTTTGCCGAGGCGGGTGTCAGCGGCGCATAA
- a CDS encoding adenosylcobinamide-GDP ribazoletransferase, which produces MTSESEKNAAGERTPAGFHPLADLSTGFMFLTRLPFPGRGDRPLSTAAWTFPVVGALVGSLGGLAFWGATLLGMPPVIAALLAVAVTAAVTGALHEDGLSDACDGLFGGYTPERRLEIMRDSRIGGFGALAMVISVGLRVAALTSLHFPDGVLVFLIAAHTLSRANIVLVMNQMQLAGKTGMAATAGRPGLFISALAFIFGLSVTFYLAGLFLTPLGVGVACAVSIGLSWAFMMMALAKMGGYNGDCLGAAQQIGEIGLLLAVLGWINVMGLA; this is translated from the coding sequence ATGACGAGCGAAAGTGAAAAAAACGCCGCAGGGGAGCGGACGCCAGCAGGGTTCCACCCTCTCGCCGACCTGAGCACGGGCTTCATGTTCCTGACCCGCCTGCCCTTTCCGGGGCGCGGCGACCGGCCGTTGTCAACCGCGGCATGGACCTTCCCCGTCGTCGGCGCCCTTGTCGGCAGCCTGGGCGGACTGGCCTTCTGGGGCGCAACGCTTTTGGGTATGCCACCTGTGATCGCGGCACTGCTCGCAGTTGCAGTAACTGCCGCCGTCACCGGCGCATTGCATGAAGACGGTCTGTCTGATGCCTGCGACGGCCTGTTCGGCGGATACACCCCCGAAAGGCGGCTGGAAATCATGCGGGACAGCCGCATCGGCGGCTTCGGGGCGCTGGCCATGGTTATCAGCGTCGGCCTGCGGGTCGCCGCCCTTACCAGCCTGCATTTCCCGGACGGGGTTCTGGTCTTCCTGATCGCCGCCCATACCCTGTCGCGGGCAAACATCGTGCTGGTCATGAACCAGATGCAACTGGCCGGAAAGACCGGCATGGCGGCAACGGCGGGACGGCCCGGTCTGTTTATCAGTGCGCTCGCCTTCATCTTCGGGCTGTCCGTCACCTTCTATCTAGCCGGTCTTTTCCTGACACCACTTGGTGTCGGGGTTGCCTGCGCAGTCAGCATCGGCCTCAGTTGGGCCTTCATGATGATGGCTCTCGCCAAAATGGGTGGCTATAACGGCGACTGCCTGGGCGCGGCACAGCAGATCGGCGAAATCGGACTTCTGCTGGCGGTGCTTGGCTGGATCAATGTGATGGGGTTGGCATGA
- a CDS encoding histidine phosphatase family protein: protein MSKTTRWWWVRHAPVTAHKGTIYGQRDLPCDVDDTDTFKALATMLPDEAACITSTLQRTHQTADAIAAQGLTFAERQAEADLVEQSFGDWQGHSFAEFDHIRDNIAHRYWSAPAYERPPNGESFADVIARVAPAVTRLTAEHSGKDIVAVVHGGTIRAAIAFALGIDADKALAFAINNCSVTRLDHIDLGETQSWRINVVNWLPHTKHKTA from the coding sequence ATGAGCAAGACGACACGATGGTGGTGGGTGCGTCACGCACCGGTAACCGCCCATAAGGGTACGATCTACGGACAGCGGGACCTGCCCTGCGACGTGGATGACACCGACACCTTCAAGGCCCTCGCCACTATGCTGCCGGACGAGGCGGCCTGCATAACCAGCACGCTACAACGCACCCATCAGACTGCAGATGCCATCGCCGCCCAGGGCCTGACCTTCGCCGAACGTCAGGCAGAGGCAGACCTGGTCGAGCAGAGCTTTGGCGACTGGCAGGGGCACAGTTTTGCCGAATTCGACCATATCCGGGACAATATCGCCCATCGGTACTGGTCCGCACCGGCCTATGAACGCCCGCCCAATGGCGAAAGCTTTGCCGATGTCATCGCGCGTGTGGCCCCGGCTGTCACCCGCCTGACAGCAGAACACAGCGGCAAGGATATCGTCGCCGTCGTTCATGGCGGCACCATCCGGGCGGCAATCGCCTTTGCCCTTGGCATCGATGCAGACAAGGCACTGGCCTTTGCGATCAACAATTGTTCCGTCACGCGTCTGGACCATATTGATCTGGGAGAGACCCAGTCCTGGCGGATCAATGTCGTCAACTGGCTGCCCCATACCAAACATAAAACGGCATAA
- the cobU gene encoding bifunctional adenosylcobinamide kinase/adenosylcobinamide-phosphate guanylyltransferase, with protein sequence MTAKITLILGGARSGKTAHALSVTEALADGRRKTYVATAQAFDDEMRDRIDRHRQERDESWVTLEAPENLPQVIRAHAGPDKVLLVDCLTLWLSNCMLAERDLDAERQALVAALGEAAGPVVLVSNEVGLSIVPENKLARRYRDEAGWTNQAVAAIAERVIFVAAGLPLTLKDNQN encoded by the coding sequence ATGACGGCAAAAATCACCCTGATCCTGGGCGGCGCCCGGTCCGGTAAGACCGCCCATGCCTTATCTGTCACAGAGGCGTTGGCGGACGGCCGACGCAAGACCTATGTCGCCACCGCCCAGGCGTTCGACGACGAAATGCGCGACCGGATTGATCGCCACCGGCAGGAACGTGACGAAAGCTGGGTCACACTGGAAGCCCCGGAAAACCTGCCACAGGTCATCCGGGCCCATGCCGGTCCAGACAAGGTTCTGCTGGTGGACTGCCTCACATTGTGGCTCAGCAACTGCATGTTGGCGGAACGCGACCTTGACGCCGAGCGGCAAGCATTGGTCGCCGCCCTGGGCGAGGCCGCAGGACCGGTTGTGCTTGTCTCCAACGAAGTGGGATTGAGCATCGTGCCGGAGAACAAACTGGCCCGGCGCTATCGCGATGAGGCGGGCTGGACCAATCAGGCCGTCGCCGCGATTGCCGAACGGGTTATTTTCGTTGCTGCGGGCTTGCCACTAACGCTAAAAGACAACCAGAACTAG
- the cobW gene encoding cobalamin biosynthesis protein CobW: MAKKIPATVVTGFLGAGKTSLIRHMVENANGKRLAFLINEFGDLGIDREMLLGCGIEGCGEEDIVELANGCICCTVADDFLPAMESLLDREDKPDHILIETSGLALPKPLVKAFNWPEIRAQVTVDGVITVVDSKAVAEGRFADDEDAVQAQREADENLDHENPLEEVFEDQMLCADMVVLNKADLLDEADIESLKADLSKSLRDGVRFIHASHAQVDPAVLLGLDAAAEDDLEARPSHHDSHGDGEDDHDHDDFDSFTIALDMIDDADALQDRLIEVVKDHDVLRVKGFLLRPNAERREVIQGVGPRFNRYFDRPWNGDEPRRSQLVIIGRKGIDRAAIETAIMS, from the coding sequence ATGGCCAAAAAGATTCCAGCCACCGTTGTCACCGGTTTTTTGGGGGCAGGTAAAACCAGCCTGATCCGGCATATGGTGGAAAATGCCAACGGCAAACGCCTGGCCTTCCTGATCAACGAATTCGGGGACCTTGGGATCGACCGGGAAATGCTTCTGGGCTGCGGGATCGAAGGCTGCGGCGAGGAAGATATCGTAGAACTGGCCAATGGCTGCATCTGCTGCACCGTCGCCGACGACTTCCTGCCTGCCATGGAATCCCTGCTGGATCGCGAAGACAAACCGGACCACATCCTGATCGAAACATCCGGACTGGCACTGCCCAAACCGCTGGTAAAGGCCTTCAACTGGCCGGAAATCCGCGCCCAGGTGACAGTTGATGGCGTGATCACCGTCGTCGACAGCAAGGCCGTTGCCGAGGGCCGTTTCGCCGATGACGAAGACGCCGTCCAGGCCCAGCGTGAGGCCGACGAAAATCTGGACCACGAAAACCCGTTGGAAGAGGTTTTCGAGGACCAGATGCTCTGCGCGGATATGGTCGTCCTGAACAAGGCGGACCTGTTGGACGAGGCGGACATCGAAAGCCTCAAGGCAGATCTGTCCAAATCCCTGCGCGACGGCGTGCGTTTCATCCATGCCTCCCATGCGCAGGTCGACCCCGCTGTCCTTTTGGGCCTTGATGCCGCAGCCGAAGATGATCTGGAGGCGCGCCCGTCCCATCACGACAGTCACGGCGATGGTGAAGACGACCACGACCATGACGATTTCGACAGTTTCACCATCGCGCTCGACATGATCGACGATGCCGATGCCCTGCAGGACCGCCTGATCGAGGTCGTGAAGGACCACGATGTCCTGCGCGTCAAAGGCTTCCTCCTGCGTCCCAATGCCGAACGGCGAGAGGTCATCCAGGGGGTCGGCCCGCGTTTCAACCGCTATTTCGACCGCCCCTGGAATGGCGACGAGCCGCGCCGGTCGCAGTTGGTGATCATTGGCCGCAAAGGCATTGACCGCGCCGCCATTGAAACGGCAATCATGTCCTAA
- a CDS encoding ActS/PrrB/RegB family redox-sensitive histidine kinase — protein sequence MLAPIKRLFPKSTAVTRRKGGGILPQTLVLVRWIAVAGQLAAILSVEYLLDFRLPILECLLAILLLAGSNILLGMGYPRRERLTDYHAARVLAFDLAQLTALIYLTGGLENPFTLLILVPVTVSATMLSRGATIMLTILALFAVTFLAFYQRPLPWMIGGLELPLIYVSGLWTALAVAIVFTTIYLWSLTEESRRTAEALAEAESALNRQQKLSALGGLAAAAAHELGSPLATIAVVAKELQSEVPAGSPIAEDIALLLSQSDRCREILAGLTQRPETSGGAPFEQTLLTNLVSDAANNYQTKRIEIDLNLDPASRGGEPEVPRKPEILQGLGNIVQNAGQFAATKITILLYWDENTVRVTVHDDGPGFPRQVLDSIGEPYISTRAGSGNHMGLGIFIAKTLLERVRARVRFRNRPVPKHGAEVEVTWRRRDLEPTV from the coding sequence ATGCTGGCCCCGATCAAACGACTGTTCCCGAAATCCACCGCCGTCACAAGACGCAAGGGCGGCGGTATTCTGCCGCAAACCCTGGTGCTGGTTCGCTGGATCGCAGTCGCCGGTCAGCTTGCCGCGATCCTGTCGGTGGAATATCTGCTGGATTTCCGGCTGCCGATTCTGGAATGCCTGCTGGCAATCCTGCTATTGGCCGGATCGAATATCTTACTGGGCATGGGCTATCCTCGCCGGGAAAGGCTGACCGACTATCACGCCGCCCGCGTTCTCGCCTTCGATCTGGCCCAGCTCACCGCCCTGATTTACCTGACCGGCGGATTGGAAAACCCGTTCACGCTGCTTATTCTGGTGCCGGTAACGGTCTCCGCGACCATGCTGTCGCGCGGCGCGACCATCATGCTGACCATCCTGGCGCTTTTCGCCGTCACCTTCCTGGCCTTTTACCAGCGCCCGCTGCCCTGGATGATCGGCGGGCTGGAACTGCCGCTGATCTATGTGTCGGGTCTGTGGACGGCACTCGCCGTCGCCATCGTCTTCACCACGATTTACCTCTGGTCGCTGACGGAAGAATCACGACGCACCGCAGAGGCCCTCGCGGAGGCTGAAAGCGCCCTGAACCGCCAACAGAAGCTTTCCGCATTGGGCGGGCTTGCCGCGGCAGCGGCTCATGAACTGGGCTCCCCGCTTGCCACCATCGCCGTGGTTGCCAAGGAACTGCAGTCCGAAGTTCCCGCTGGCAGCCCAATTGCAGAAGATATCGCGCTGTTGCTCAGCCAGTCCGACCGATGCCGCGAAATCCTGGCCGGTCTGACACAGCGCCCGGAAACCTCCGGCGGCGCGCCGTTTGAGCAGACGCTGCTGACCAATCTGGTCTCGGATGCGGCAAACAACTATCAGACCAAACGCATTGAAATCGACCTGAACCTGGACCCTGCCAGCCGGGGTGGCGAACCGGAAGTCCCCCGCAAGCCGGAGATTCTTCAGGGCCTTGGCAATATCGTACAGAACGCCGGACAGTTTGCCGCCACCAAGATCACGATCCTCCTTTATTGGGATGAAAACACAGTCCGCGTCACCGTCCATGACGATGGCCCAGGCTTTCCACGTCAGGTGCTTGATTCAATTGGCGAACCCTATATTTCCACAAGGGCGGGCAGCGGAAATCATATGGGACTTGGCATTTTCATCGCCAAAACGTTACTGGAGCGCGTGCGGGCCCGGGTCCGGTTCCGTAATCGCCCCGTTCCGAAACATGGCGCCGAGGTCGAGGTTACCTGGCGGCGGCGCGACCTGGAACCAACCGTCTGA
- a CDS encoding ActR/PrrA/RegA family redox response regulator transcription factor: MSDDLPNPSREKTLLIVDDDAPLRTRLVRAMEKRGFTVTDAGSVTDAMDMMGDAIPAYAVVDLRLDDGNGLQVVEALAEARPDIRIVMLTGYGNIASAVSAIKAGAVDYLSKPADADQIEAALLESNRNLPPVPENPMSADRVRWEHIQRVYEQCDRNVSETARRLKMHRRTLQRILSKHAPREE; this comes from the coding sequence ATGAGCGACGACCTACCCAATCCCAGCCGGGAAAAGACGCTATTGATCGTCGATGACGATGCACCTTTGCGGACGCGCCTCGTGCGCGCCATGGAAAAACGCGGTTTCACCGTAACCGATGCCGGCAGCGTAACCGACGCCATGGATATGATGGGCGATGCAATCCCCGCCTATGCCGTGGTCGACCTTCGCCTGGATGACGGTAACGGCCTGCAGGTGGTTGAAGCCCTGGCAGAGGCACGCCCTGACATTCGCATCGTGATGCTGACCGGCTATGGCAATATCGCCAGTGCGGTCAGCGCCATCAAGGCCGGTGCCGTCGACTATCTGTCAAAACCCGCGGACGCGGACCAGATCGAGGCAGCCCTGCTGGAATCCAACCGCAACCTGCCGCCGGTACCGGAAAACCCCATGAGCGCAGACCGCGTACGCTGGGAACATATCCAGCGTGTCTACGAACAATGCGACCGCAATGTATCGGAGACCGCGCGGCGTCTCAAAATGCACCGCCGCACCCTGCAGCGCATCCTGAGCAAACACGCCCCACGGGAAGAGTAG
- a CDS encoding sirohydrochlorin chelatase, with amino-acid sequence MSERENATIDPFHIPTHAADGRKIGIMVCGHGSRDERAVTQFKQVSEQLKARWGHLPVDYGFLEFATPIIRTGLDNLREQGCELILAVPGMLFAAGHAKNDIPSVLNTYAAQHDGLTIKYGRELAVDLKMLKAAGDRIQEAIDACDDDVPLHETMLVVVGRGASDPDANSNVTKVTRMLWEGFGFGWAETCYSGVTFPLVEPGLEHYAKLGYKRLLVFPYFLFTGILVDRIYDSVDVVAERHPDLDFVKVPYLNDHPKVMETFAERVWEILDGANNMNCQMCKYRSQVLGFEEEVGLPQESHHHHVEGIGTGDAHSHDHEHDHHHHDHSHGHHHHHDHDHHHGHSHEHGHDHDHHHHPYPHADHPLGPVTLKQGYKG; translated from the coding sequence ATGTCTGAGCGCGAAAACGCGACAATCGATCCATTTCACATTCCGACCCATGCAGCCGACGGCCGAAAAATCGGCATCATGGTCTGCGGCCACGGCAGCCGTGACGAGCGCGCCGTCACCCAGTTCAAACAGGTGAGCGAACAGTTGAAAGCACGCTGGGGTCACCTGCCGGTGGACTACGGGTTTCTGGAATTCGCCACCCCGATCATCCGCACCGGCCTGGACAATCTGCGTGAACAGGGTTGTGAGCTGATCCTGGCAGTGCCCGGCATGCTGTTTGCCGCAGGCCACGCCAAGAACGATATCCCGTCAGTGCTCAACACCTATGCCGCACAGCATGACGGTCTGACCATCAAATACGGCCGCGAACTGGCCGTTGACCTGAAGATGCTGAAAGCCGCCGGTGACCGCATTCAGGAGGCAATCGACGCCTGCGACGACGACGTGCCGCTGCATGAAACCATGCTGGTGGTTGTCGGGCGTGGCGCAAGTGACCCGGATGCCAATTCCAACGTGACCAAGGTCACCCGCATGCTGTGGGAAGGCTTCGGCTTCGGCTGGGCGGAAACCTGTTATTCCGGCGTAACCTTCCCGCTGGTGGAGCCGGGCTTGGAACATTATGCCAAGCTGGGCTACAAGCGCCTCTTGGTCTTCCCCTATTTCCTGTTCACCGGCATCCTCGTCGACCGGATTTATGATTCCGTCGATGTGGTGGCGGAGCGGCACCCGGACCTGGACTTCGTGAAGGTGCCCTACCTGAACGATCATCCGAAGGTAATGGAGACCTTCGCCGAACGCGTCTGGGAAATCCTCGACGGCGCCAACAACATGAACTGCCAGATGTGCAAATACCGCAGCCAGGTTCTGGGCTTCGAAGAAGAAGTCGGCCTGCCGCAGGAAAGCCATCACCATCATGTGGAAGGTATCGGCACCGGTGACGCCCACAGCCACGACCACGAGCATGACCATCATCACCATGATCATTCCCACGGTCACCACCATCATCACGATCATGACCACCATCACGGGCACAGCCATGAGCATGGGCATGACCACGACCATCACCACCATCCCTACCCCCATGCGGATCACCCGCTGGGCCCGGTGACATTGAAGCAGGGTTATAAGGGCTAG
- a CDS encoding precorrin-8X methylmutase, producing the protein MSHLQFDYIRDPMAIYQASFKAIRAETDLRRLPEALHGVALRVVHAAANPDIVDLLDWSEGAAEAGIKALKNGATVLTDAEMVSHGIIRRKLPAENAVMCCLKMPGVPGTAKRLNTTRSAAAVENWKPWVEGSVVAVGNAPTTLFHLLERISEGWPKPALILGFPVGFIGAAESKRALADHAAELGVPYVTLHGRLGGSAMAAAAVNALAGGNEE; encoded by the coding sequence ATGAGCCATCTGCAATTCGACTATATCCGTGACCCGATGGCGATCTATCAGGCGTCCTTCAAGGCCATCCGCGCGGAAACGGACCTGCGCCGCCTGCCGGAGGCCCTGCACGGCGTGGCGCTTCGCGTCGTCCATGCCGCCGCCAACCCCGATATCGTCGACCTTCTGGACTGGTCGGAGGGGGCGGCGGAGGCCGGTATCAAAGCCCTCAAAAACGGTGCTACGGTCCTAACCGACGCGGAAATGGTCAGCCACGGCATCATCCGGCGCAAGCTACCTGCCGAGAATGCCGTGATGTGCTGTCTCAAGATGCCGGGCGTTCCGGGCACGGCCAAGCGGCTGAACACCACACGTTCTGCTGCTGCGGTCGAAAACTGGAAACCCTGGGTCGAAGGCTCAGTCGTTGCCGTCGGCAACGCGCCCACCACCCTCTTCCACCTGCTGGAGCGTATCTCCGAAGGCTGGCCCAAACCGGCATTGATCCTGGGCTTCCCCGTCGGCTTCATCGGGGCGGCAGAATCCAAACGCGCGCTCGCCGATCATGCCGCCGAACTGGGTGTCCCCTATGTCACCCTGCATGGCCGGTTAGGCGGCAGCGCCATGGCCGCCGCCGCCGTCAACGCGCTGGCCGGAGGGAATGAAGAATGA